The following coding sequences lie in one Xiphophorus maculatus strain JP 163 A chromosome 4, X_maculatus-5.0-male, whole genome shotgun sequence genomic window:
- the LOC102233346 gene encoding nucleobindin-2-like → MVDRVHIKMCWSRALLTGWVLLLVQLQHLQAVPIGIDKTKVKEAEKKPDEPPASVDTGLHYDRYLREVIDFLEKDQHFREKLHNTDMEDIKQGKLAQELDFVSHHVRTKLDELKRQEVNRLRTLLKAKHDLEGGNDIAVDHQALLKQFEHLNHMNPHTFEVEDLDRLIKSATSDLENFDKERHEDFKRYEMMKEHDRQEHLKTLDEEQRKKEEDHYEEMKKKHADHPKVNHPGSQNQLKEVWEEADGLDPEDFDPKTFFNLHDTNGDGFFDEQELEALFTKELEKIYDPTNEEDDMVEMEEERLRMREHVMNEVDSNKDRLVSLDEFLVATKKKEFLEPDSWETLEQNQAYTDEEMREFEEHLAQQEQDLNQRTVDLQKQREELERQQEQLNAQKVELQQAVEHMERLKSEKVDPPPDIHVEGNAVAEVHAADNQLHPDQEAHPPGHQETPQHHQDTPQEHHNQDLPQQGQPQAHHGELPNQQDVAQGQHNLA, encoded by the exons ATGGTGGATAGGGTTCACATTAAA ATGTGCTGGAGCCGGGCTCTTCTCACCGGCTGGGTTCTGCTGCTGGTACAGCTTCAGCACCTACAGGCTGTTCCCATCGGCATCGAcaagacaaaagtaaaagaGGCAGAGAAGAAGCCTGATGAGCCACCAGCCAGTGTG GACACTGGACTCCACTATGACCGCTATCTCAGGGAAGTCATTGATTTTCTTGAGAAAGATCAGCATTTCAGAGAAAAGCTGCACAATACAGACATGGAAGACATTAAG CAAGGCAAGCTGGCTCAAGAACTGGACTTTGTCAGCCATCATGTCAGAACAAAACTAGATGAATTGAAAAGGCAGGAAGTAAACCGACTGAGGACTCTGCTTAAAGCCAAGCATGATCTGGAAGGAGGAAATG ACATAGCTGTGGACCACCAGGCTCTCCTCAAGCAGTTTGAGCATCTGAACCACATGAACCCACACACCTTTGAAGTTGAAGATCTGGATCGGCTCATTAAATCG GCAACGAGTGATCTGGAAAACTTCGACAAAGAGAGGCATGAGGACTTTAAGAGGTATGAGATGATGAAGGAGCACGACAGGCAGGAGCACCTGAAAACTCTGGATGAggagcagagaaagaaagaagaggacCACTATGAGGAGATGAAGAAGAAGCATGCGGATCACCCTAAAGTCAACCACCCA GGCAGCCAAAATCAACTAAAAGAGGTTTGGGAGGAAGCTGATGGATTAGACCCTGAGGACTTTGATCCAAAGACCTTTTTCAACCTGCATG ATACTAATGGAGATGGTTTCTTCGATGAACAAGAGCTTGAAGCATTGTTCACCAAGGAG CTGGAAAAAATCTATGACCCCACCAATGAAGAGGATGATATGGTGGAGATGGAAGAGGAGAGGCTGCGGATGAGAGAGCATGTTATGAACGAG GTGGATTCCAACAAAGACAGGTTGGTGTCTTTAGATGAGTTTCTGGTTGCTACAAAGAAAAAGGAATTCCTGGAGCCAGATAGCTGGGAG ACTCTGGAGCAGAATCAGGCTTATACAGATGAGGAGATGAGAGAGTTCGAGGAGCATCTGGCTCAGCAAGAACAGGACCTCAATCAGAGGACTGTTGATCTtcaaaaacagagagaggagCTGGAACGACAGCAGGAGCAGCTGAATGCACAGAAAGTTGAACTCCAGCAG GCTGTTGAACATATGGAACGACTGAAGTCAGAGAAAGTAGATCCTCCTCCAGACATTCACG TCGAAGGAAACGCCGTCGCTGAGGTCCATGCAGCTGACAACCAGCTGCACCCTGATCAAGAAGCCCACCCGCCAGGACATCAGGAGACACCCCAACACCATCAGGACACGCCACAAGAGCATCACAATCAAGACTTACCTCAGCAAGGACAACCCCAGGCTCATCACGGTGAACTGCCAAACCAGCAGGATGTTGCACAAGGCCAGCATAACCTGGCATAA